One Epinephelus fuscoguttatus linkage group LG10, E.fuscoguttatus.final_Chr_v1 genomic window carries:
- the LOC125896202 gene encoding trace amine-associated receptor 13c-like: MVETLEAADLCISPLNTSCRSMPVTPQAIFIRTLLCCLTLLTVMLNLLVIISISHFRQLHTPTNLILLSLAVSDLFVGLAVMPPTIISLQSCGFMGKITCAFMYLLGFILTSASVGNMVLISVDRYVAICDPLRYSSVITLSRVKISVSLCWLCAVIYNLIILKDHFSQIDLSNSCAQECVVVINYVSGAVDLLLTFVGPVTVIIVLYMRVFVVAVSQARVMRSQISTTKSNTVIVKKSEIRAARTLGITLLVFILCLCPYYIPSIAGQDTTNGNSSAQLWLFFCNSTFNPLIYALFYPWFRKAVKVIVSLQILQPGSREAKMM, encoded by the exons ATGGTGGAGACACTGGAAGCAGCTGACCTCTGTATCTCTCCCCTCAACACCTCCTGCAGGTCAATGCCTGTTACTCCCCAGGCCATATTCATCAGAACACTGCTGTGCTGCCTCACTCTTCTCACTGTGATGCTCAATTTGTTGGTCATCATCTCCATCTCCCATTTCAG GCAGCTCCACACCCCCACCAAtctcatcctcctctctctggctgtgtCTGACTTGTTTGTGGGCCTCGCAGTGATGCCACCCACAATCATCAGCCTGCAGTCCTGTGGGTTTATGGGTAAAATCACATGTGCTTTTATGTACCTGTTGGGCTTCATCCTTACCTCTGCTTCTGTTGGGAACATGGTGCTCATATCAGTGGACCGTTATGTGGCTATTTGTGACCCTCTGCGCTATTCCTCCGTGATAACACTAAGCAGAGTTAAaatctctgtgtctttgtgttggtTATGTGCTGTTATCTACAACCTTATAATTCTTAAAGATCACTTTTCACAAATAGATTTGTCTAACTCCTGTGCTCAAGAATGTGTAGTTGTCATAAATTACGTTTCAGGGGCAGTAGACTTGCTTCTGACCTTTGTAGGCCCTGTTACTGTGATCATAGTTCTCTATATGAGAGTGTTTGTGGTGGCTGTGTCACAAGCACGTGTCATGCGGTCTCAAATTTCAACTACTAAATCAAATACTGTGATTGTTAAGAAATCTGAGATAAGGGCTGCTAGAACTCTAGGTATTACTCTTCTTGTGTTTATACTTTGTCTCTGTCCATACTATATTCCTTCTATAGCAGGTCAGGACACCACAAATGGTAATTCATCAGCTCAactctggctttttttttgtaactccACTTTTAATCCTCTGATCTATGCCCTTTTCTACCCCTGGTTTAGAAAAGCGGTTAAAGTCATTGTCAGCCTTCAGATACTGCAGCCGGGTTCCCGTGAGGCAAAGATGATGTAG